From a single Streptomyces sp. NBC_00377 genomic region:
- a CDS encoding IucA/IucC family protein, whose protein sequence is MHPPPTAEAELAAELAVVRPALGPRFAAALPGARAAVLTRLWRALVHEPLPWIERRAESGGESLLRLRDGRRLHGPRADPYATAAYVTDVRLDGMPYDDPARLMTELAVPHGAGFAAELGHSVASLALSRAGQEPGAPSLRDRDAWPVHDWEWEQRVVDGHPYHPSCRSRPGFSVAEQLAYGPEHRPSVRLGLLPVPAGECLVSGEWPRELRDGSRLMIPVHPWQAAHVLKRTCGQEADARPLMSLRTLALSDGPHVKTALSTRLTSSIRDISIGSIASSAALSAFAQTLSPRTGGLLHTTRTLGAATANSPDLAAVFRESPRVFGAPGERVVPVAALAGTELPISPAWLADFARLALTVGLRLLELGVALEAHGQNLLVVLSASGAPLRLVYRDLADIRVSPARLARHGIELPDELPARIRTNDVTALRRKLFGSLVAGALAGTAGSRETLRAALETAVRDLPRSPDLVALCEEPLPTKALTLMRMSAGAPSDQWASLPNPLTQQPV, encoded by the coding sequence GTGCACCCTCCCCCCACCGCCGAAGCCGAGCTGGCCGCGGAACTGGCCGTCGTGCGCCCCGCTCTCGGCCCACGGTTCGCGGCCGCGCTGCCCGGGGCGCGGGCGGCCGTGCTGACCCGGCTGTGGCGGGCGCTCGTCCATGAGCCGCTGCCCTGGATCGAGCGCCGGGCCGAATCCGGCGGGGAGAGCCTGCTGCGGCTGCGCGACGGCCGCCGTCTGCACGGCCCGCGCGCGGACCCGTACGCGACCGCCGCCTATGTGACGGACGTCCGGCTGGACGGGATGCCGTACGACGATCCCGCGCGGCTGATGACGGAGCTGGCCGTGCCGCACGGCGCGGGCTTCGCCGCCGAACTCGGCCACAGCGTGGCCTCGTTGGCGCTGTCCCGGGCCGGGCAGGAGCCCGGCGCCCCCTCCCTGCGGGACCGTGACGCGTGGCCGGTGCACGACTGGGAGTGGGAGCAGCGGGTGGTCGACGGGCATCCGTACCATCCCAGCTGCCGTTCACGGCCGGGCTTCTCGGTGGCCGAACAGCTGGCGTACGGACCCGAACACCGGCCGTCGGTGCGGCTGGGCCTGCTGCCGGTGCCGGCCGGGGAGTGCCTGGTCTCGGGCGAGTGGCCGCGGGAGCTGCGGGACGGGTCCCGGCTGATGATCCCGGTCCACCCGTGGCAGGCGGCGCACGTCCTCAAGCGGACCTGCGGGCAGGAGGCCGACGCGCGTCCGCTGATGTCGTTGCGCACCCTCGCCCTCTCCGACGGTCCGCACGTCAAGACCGCGCTGAGCACCCGGCTGACGTCCTCGATCCGGGACATCTCCATCGGCTCCATCGCCTCGTCGGCGGCCCTCTCGGCCTTCGCGCAGACCCTGTCTCCGCGTACCGGCGGCCTGCTGCACACGACCCGCACACTGGGCGCGGCCACCGCGAACTCCCCCGATCTCGCGGCCGTGTTCCGCGAGTCGCCGCGCGTGTTCGGGGCGCCGGGCGAGCGCGTCGTCCCGGTGGCCGCTCTCGCCGGCACCGAACTTCCCATCTCACCAGCGTGGTTGGCGGATTTCGCACGGCTGGCGCTCACCGTCGGGCTGCGGCTGCTGGAGCTGGGCGTGGCTCTCGAGGCACACGGTCAGAACCTGCTGGTCGTGCTGTCCGCTTCGGGCGCCCCGCTGCGGCTGGTCTACCGCGATCTGGCCGACATCCGGGTCAGCCCGGCCCGGCTGGCCCGGCACGGCATCGAGCTGCCGGACGAACTGCCCGCGCGGATCCGTACGAACGACGTGACGGCGCTGCGACGCAAGCTGTTCGGTTCCCTGGTGGCGGGCGCGCTGGCCGGGACGGCGGGGAGCCGCGAGACCCTGCGTGCCGCCCTGGAGACGGCTGTTCGCGATCTCCCGCGCTCGCCGGACCTCGTGGCGTTGTGCGAGGAACCGCTTCCGACGAAGGCGCTGACGCTGATGCGGATGTCGGCGGGTGCACCCAGCGACCAGTGGGCCTCTCTTCCCAACCCGCTTACACAACAGCCGGTCTGA